The genome window ATGATCATGCTTTTGCGTTCATTGTAAAGCTTGATCAGGTTGCGCGCGATCATGGCAACCAGTAAGACAAGCAGAATGATAATGATGTTGAAAAGCAGGAGAACGGGAATGTTGTCGGAGATGGTGGCGTTCTGCTGGCGGAGGTAAGAAAACTCGAAATACGAAAGGAGTCCGAGTGCGAGGACGATCAAAAACAGATTACGACGGGCCCGGACCTTTTTTCTGCGAAGTTGTTCTTCGGTGAGGTGGGACTCGTAGGGATTATTGGCTAAAGGCTCGAACGGCATTCTTCAATCCCCCGGTGTGGGGTCCCGAAGGACTCCGGTGCGGTTGAGTCGTCTCTGCGGGGAATCCTTTATTGGGTTCCACCTGGATCAGGCTGGATTCGGTCCATGACGTTTCAAAGTCATGGATCGGCACAAAGAACAACAGCCAGTTGAAGGGGAACCAAAGACCGTCGTCATTGACCATCTCCGCTTTAACGCGGACATAATACCTCTCATCGGGATCGAGCAGGTACACCGAAGACAAAGGGATATCCTTCAAGGTCATCATCAGTTCGCGGCACAATTCGGATTTTTTGGTTGCCACTTTGCGTTCGAGGTTGTCTCCCTGTGAAGAAAACTCGTAGCTTTTTTTGAGAGTGTCGTACTGGACCGTGTGCGTGATCTGACTTTGGCTGATGACTTCGTCGGGGTAAAAGTTCACATTGCGCAGCAGTTCGATCTTGTAATGAAATGTCAAGGGAACGCCGCTGTGCAACGCCTCCATCATTTTATCCGTGAATGCATTTTCAAGGGTGCCTCCTACGCGAACCTGTTCGTGATCGGCGTGCAACGTCACTTGGGTCAGAACCGGTTTGGCCCAGGCGAAAGGGGTCATCAAGCCGAAACAGAGTACGACCAGAGGGATTCTTCGCATGCATCTTGAAAAAAAATGTGCCAACAATTTGCGTCCTCTTCAAATATCGCTTTTTAGGATGACTTTGAATGAAGTCGGGAACTTCATAAAGCGACAGGCAAGATGATAACGATTTTTTTGCCCCACCAAACACTTTAATCTTAAAGCATTTTAAATTATATGTAAATAATTACAATCATTGATTTTATTGTTTCAGGAGCCGCTGCAAGAGGATTTTCGGGGTAGCTTCGGATTGTGTGCGAGCTGGAGCCCGGATGAACCACCTTGAATTTGAATGTTTTGGAGTTGGGCTTTGAAGGAAGCGGGGGAACCAGGATCAACCATTTTTCAGTAGATCACGGAGCTCGTACAGCTTTTCCAGAGCCTGCCGCGGGGTGAGGTCGTCGATTTCCAGTTGCCGGAGTTTCTGCAGGAGGGGCGGCGGGGTCTCACCGAACAATCCCAGTTGCTGCGGGCCGGCAGCGGGGGCGTGCGGTTGCGCCAGCTTGGGGGTGCCGACTTCATCGTATTCGCTGTTCTCCAGGTTGAACAGCACTTCGTTGGCCCGGCGCAACACCGGGTCCGGCAATCCGGCCAAACGGGCGACGTGGATGCCATAGCTTTTGTCAGCGCCTCCCGGAATGATCTTGCGCAGGAAAATGATTTCGTCGTTCCATTCCTTGATTTGCACGTTGTAATTTTTAACACTGGGAAACAGCGTTTCGAGTTCGGTCAATTCGTGGTAATGCGTGGCGAATAAAGTTTTCGCACCGATGCGTTCCGGTCCCTGTAGAAATTCAACGATGGCCCAGGCGATGCTGATGCCGTCGAAGGTGCTGGTGCCGCGCCCGATCTCATCGAGAATGATGAGGCTTTGCCGCGTGGCGTTGTTCAAAATGTTCGCGGTCTCGATCATCTCCACCATGAAAGTGGATTGTCCTTTCTGCAAATGGTCCTGCGCGCCGACGCGCGAAAAGATGCGATCCACCAAGCCAATCGTTGCCTCTTCCGCCGGGATAAAACAACCGACCTGGGCCATGAGCACACTCAACGCCACCTGGCGCAGGTAGGTGGACTTGCCCGCCATGTTGGGTCCGGTGATGATCGCCACCTGGTTGCCGTCGCAATCGAGCAGGGTGTCGTTGGGGATGAACGGCTGATTGGGATCGATGCGTTCCACCAGTGGATGGCGACCGTTTTGCAGGCGCAGCGTGTCGGCGTCGTTCATCTCCGGCCGGCAGTAATTATGTTGATGCGCGATCTGCGCGAAGCCGATGAGCGTGTCCAGCTCACCGATGCGCTCCGCCATGACCTGAATGCGCATGCCTTCGGCAGCAATGTCCTGCCGGATTTGCTGAAACAGTTTCAATTCGATGGCCTGCACTTTTTCTTCGGCGCCGGTGATCTCGGTTTCGTACTGCTTGAGCTCGGGCGAGATGAAGCGTTCGGTATTGACCAACGATTGCTTGCGGATGAAATCGTCTGGAATGCGGTCGAGGTTTTTCTTGGTGACCTCAATGTAGTACCCATAAATTTTGTTGTAACCGACCTTGAGTTGCGGGATGCCGGTGCGTTCTTTTTCTCGTGCTTCCAGGTTGGCGATCGCCTGGTTGCTGTCCTTCATGATGGCTTTCAGCCGGTCCAGCTCCTCGTCGCATCCGGGTTTGATGAGGTTGCCGTCCTTGATGTTGAGGGGCGGGTCGTCTTCGATGCGTTCGTCGATGAGTTGATGAATCGACTCCAGGTTGTCCCAGCTTTCGCGGATGCGTTGCATGGCTGGAAGAGGACAACGGGCGATCATTTCCTGGATCGAGGGCAATACCTGAAGCGAGGATTTGAGGGCGATCAGGTCGCGTGGCCCGCATGTGGCCATGGAAATCTTTCCGAGTAATCGTTCCAGATCGAAAATGTGTTTCAACTGTTCGCGGATGTCATTGCGTTCGAGCAGGTGTTCCTTGTAATGTCCCACCAGGTCGAGGCGTTGCTGGATCGGTTCCAGACGGATGAGCGGTTTTAGAATCCATTCCCGTACCCGGCGCGCCCCCAGTGGCGTGCAGGTGGCGTCGAGCAATCCAAGCAGGGAATGCTTGCGCTGGCCGTCGCTGGACTGCACGAGTTCGAGACTGTTGACCGTGGACCGGTCCAGCAACATGCAATCCTGCGTGCTGAAGGTGGACAGCGTCGTGATGTGTTGCAGTGCGGACTTTTGCGTGTCTTTCAGGTATTGAATGAGAGCTCCGGCGGCGCACACGGCGGCATGCCGGTCTTCGCAGCCGAAACCTTCCAGCGTTTTGGTTTTGAACTGTTCGGTCAGAATGCGATGCGCCTGGGTGTGGTGAAAGGTCCAGTCTTCCAGCGATTGCATGAAGTAGCCGGTGTCTTCGAGGCTGGCCGGTTGCGCTCCGTTGCCGTTCATGGCGCTTTCGGGAATCAGGACTTCCTTGGGATCGAGTTTGCTCAACTCATCGCGGAGCAGGTCCGGTGCCTGGGACGGCAGTTCCGTCACTTTGAACAGGCCGGTGGACATGTCGAGTGCGGCCAGTCCCGTGTGATCTTTGCTGAAATACAACGACACCAGAAAGTGATGGCTCTTGGGATCGAGCAGGGTGTCGTCGAGCACGGTGCCGGGGGTGATGACGCGCACGACCTCGCGCCGGACCAGCCCCTTGGCCTGTTTCGGGTCCTCCACCTGTTCACAAATGGCGATGGTCTTGCCGCCTTTCACCAGGCGGTTGATGTACAGGGTGGACGAGTGATGCGGAATGCCGCACATGGGAATGGCATTGGGTTTGTTCTTGTTGCGGGAGGTGAGGGCGATGTCGAGAATTTTCGACGCTTCCTTCGCGTCTTCGTTGAACATCTCGTAGAAATCGCCCATCCGGAAAAACAAAATGGCGTCCGGGTATTCTTTTTTGATGCCCTGGTACTGCTGCATCATGGGGGTGTCGTCGTCCACGACATTCTGCTTGTTCGCGGTTTTGGCCATGACCGGATGTGGTTAAATTTTGAGTTCCTGAAAAATCGGATACAGGCGTTGAAACGTGGCTTCGATGTGTTCCGGGTGGACTTTGGTTTCCGCGAGTACGGGCATGAAATTGGTGTCGCCGGTCCAGCGTGGAACAATGTGGGAATGGATGTGTTCGTCGAAACCCGCGCCGCCGCTCTTACCGATATTGTAGCCCATGTTGAAGCCGTGCGGGTGGTACGACTGACGCAGAATCTCCATCGATTTCTGGGTCAACAGGCCGATCTCCGCGATTTCCTCGGCGTTCAACTCCGTGAAGCAGGCGAGGTGGCGATAGGGAGACACCATCAGGTGCCCATTGGAATACGGGAAAATATTGATGATGACGAAACTCAGTTTTCCACGGTACAAAATCTTGCGGCCCATGTCGTCGCCCGCCTGCGGCGACGTGCAGAATATACACTCCTTGGTTTTATCCGATTTGATGTAGTTCATGCGCCAGGGGGCCCAGAGGTTTTCCATATGCTCACTCTCCCGTGTGGAAGCCGGGAAATCAGAAGTTGCTGGTCCCGGAGGGTTGCCGGCCGGGAAAGATGTGGCCGAATGCTTCCTGCGTTTTTTGTTTCATGTAGCGGGCGTCCTGTTTCGACGTTTCGTGGTCGTAGCCCATCAGGTGCAGTATGCCGTGAATGAGGAGGAGGATCAACTCCTCTTGCAGGGACAGGTGATGGTCGGTGGCCTGCCGGAACGCGGTTTCGACGGAAATGACCACATCTCCGAGCAGCACTTGTCCCTTTTCATTGACGGCATCTTCATCCTGTGGAAACGATAGCACATCGGTTGCCTGATCCTTGTCCCGGTACTGATGATTGAGGTTGCGGATGGCGGGGTCGTCGGTCAACAGAATACTGAGCTCGTCGTCGCCGATCTCCAGGTATTTCAGGATGCGGCTCGCCTCTTTCTTGAGCCAGCGCACATCGACTTTGTGCGCGGACTGGTTGTTGGTCACAAGAATGGGCATGGCGTGTTGAGCCTGAGTGTGTCCTGTGAATGCGCCGTGTGGGTGATCGGGAGATCGTCGCGCACAACCGCCGGCTCGGATGTCTGTTATGCAGAGGGAGGCGGTTCGCTTTGCTCTGCCCGGTCGTAGGCACCGATGATTTTTTTCACCAACTCGTGGCGGACGACGTCTTTTCGGTCGAATTCAATCAAGTCGATGCCGTGAATGTCTCTCAATATTTCTCTGGCATGCAAAAGGCCGGACTGGGTGCCGCGCGGCAAGTCCACCTGCGTGATGTCGCCGGTGACGACCATCTTCGAGCGGAATCCCAACCGGGTGAGGAACATTTTCATCTGTTCCCGGGTCGAGTTCTGCGCTTCGTCCAGGATGATGAATGAGTCGTTCAGCGTGCGCCCGCGCATGTAGGCCAGCGGCGCGATTTCTATATACCCCTCCGCAATCATCTGCTGCACCTGATTGAACTCCACCATTTCGTAAAGCGCGTCGTAGAGCGGCATCAGGTACGGTTGAATTTTTTCGGCGATGTCACCGGGCAGGAAGCCCAGTTTTTCTCCGGCTTCGACGGCAGGACGGGTCAGAATGATGCGCTTGAACTGGCGTTTCAAAAAGCCTTCGACCGCCATGGCCACCGCAAGGTACGTTTTGCCGGTGCCTGCCGGACCGATGGCAAGCACGACGTCGTGTTTGCGGATGGCCTGGATCATCTTGCGCTGGGTGTTGCCCTTGGGCGTGATGAATCCTTTCTTGGGCGATACGGGAATACGTTCGTCGAACAGCCCCTTGATATCCACTTTAGGGTCTTCGGCCACCAGCCGGATGGCGAACTTGATGTCGCCGTTGACCAGGCGCTGGCCGCTGGCCATCATGTCGTGCAGTTGCACGAGCAGATGCTCGACCGCTTCGACATCGTTCGGCTCGCCACTGATACGAATTTGATTCTCGCGCGTGGTGATGCGGACGTTGAACTTTTTTTCGATTTGTTTGAGGTTGGTGTCCTGAGTGCCGAATATTTCAGGAATGTATTCCGTACTTTCGAGAAGCAAGTCCCTGGAAGTGGAGTGGTTCAAGCAGGAGAAACCTTTATTGGGTTTGAATTCACGTTCATTATAGGGTGATCGATTGCCAATGTCAAAGCATACCGGGCGCTGTAACCGGCTACATTAAAAAGACTTATGTAGGTTGCCGGAGGCCTTGGGGTGATCAGGTGCGGTACCGCTGCCCGCCGTTGATCAGGCTTAAAAACTCGCTGCGGGTGCTGGGGTTGGACTTGAAATAACCCAGCATGGAGCTTGTGGTGGTGAAGGAATTCTGCTTCTCCACGCCGCGCATGGACATGCACAGGTGCAGGGCTTCGATGACCACGGCAACACCCTTGGGCTTCAATACCCGGTTGATGCAATCGGCGACCTGCATGGTCAACCGTTCCTGCACCTGGAGGCGGCGGCTGAAAGCATCGACCACGCGCGGGATCTTGCTGAGGCCGATGATCTTGCCGTCAGGCAGGTAGGCAACATGGCACTTGCCAAAAAACGGAAGCATGTGGTGCTCGCACAGGCTGAACATGTCGATATCCTTGACGATCACCATTTCGTCGGTGTTGGCATCGGTGAACAGGGCATCGTTGACCAGTTCGTCGATGTTCACCCAGTAGCCGCCGGTCAGGAACTTGAGGGAGCGCGAAACCCGTTCGGGGGTATTCTTCAGGCCTTCGCGGGAAGGGTCTTCTCCCAACTCGAGCAGTATCTTCTCAATCAACTCTTTCACGGACGTGTCCTCTATAGGTTACGAAGTTGCGCGGAGATTCGTACAACTTGATTTCGTGAAGCAACCCGTCGCCGAGCTTCGGTTCCAGCACTTCCCAGAACTTGATGGCCAGATTTTCGGCAGTGGGGATGACCCCTTGCAAAAACCCGACGTCCACGTTGAGATTCTTATGATCGACCTTGTCGATGATCTCATCGGTGACCAGCTTCTTGAGGAACTTCAGATCGAGAACCATGCCGGTTTCCGGATCGACGTCCCCGCGCACGGTCACTTCCATGGTGTAGTTGTGACCGTGACCATTGGGATTATTGCAAAGGCCAAACACCTGGGCGTTTTTTTCGTCAGAAAAGGATGGGTTGTACAGCCGGTGACTGGCGCAAAATTCTACTTTTCGTGTTATATAAATCATAGGTTTTCTTTCGTTCATGTTATTGAAGGGGGCCCACATTGTCAATGAAATTCAGGGTTTAAAGCCTTTGGAGATGTGTTTATGAACCGCTTGTCCGGAAAAAAAGTCGTCGTCATCCGCACCGGAGCGCTGGGTGATGTGTTGATGATCCTGCCGTTTTTACAGGCGGTGCAATCGGTGCAACCGGAATGCCTCCATGTCGTGGTCGAAGCCCGGCAGAAAGAACTGATGCAGGGCTTCGATTGCGTTGATCGAGCCTTTGCCGCCGACGACCTCCAGTGGTGGTAGGTTTACGGCGACACGGCGGATGCGCCTCCCTACCGGTTTCTGCAAGATTACGACTGCGTGGTGGCTTTCATTCAGGACCACGGTGCTACCGTGGCCGACCGCATGCGGCAACGCCTGTCCGCCGAGGTGGTGGTGCGGCCACCGTTTCCATACCGGCGGGAATTGCATGTCAGCGACTATTACCTGCAAACCTTTGCGGAGCGTGTGCCGCAACCGGACTGGCCACCTGCCTGGCAGGCTCCAGCAACATCCTGCGCGGTGGCCGAACAGAAACTCCTGTCTGTCAAAAATGCTGTCAGGGGCTGCTGGGTGATGCACCCGGGCAGCGGGGGCGTTTCCAAAAACTGGCCGTTGCCGGCGTTTCGTCAGCAAGCCGAGTGGCTGCGACAGCAGGGAGCCGCTCCCGTGTTTCTGCTCGGTCCGGCGGAAGTGACGATGGCCGAAGCCGTTCACGCGTTGGCTCGTGAACTGATGACTCCTGTATGGGACAATTTTCCCCTGACTGATTGCGCGGCCCTGCTCAGCCGGTGCGATGGGTTTCTGGGCAACGATGCCGGCATCGCCCACCTGGCTGCAGTGCTGGGCCTGCCGACCGTGGCGGTGTTCGTGAACAGCGATCCTGTGATGTGGCAGCCGCTGGGGTCCAACGTGAGCGTGGTCGATGTCCGGAAGGAAAAAGAGGTCGTCCCCCTGCCGGGATCGGAAGCCGTGCAGGAAGCCCTGAGCCGTTGGGTGCCGTTACGTTCCAACCCCTGAAAACCGGGTCATTTTAGATACTTGCGTTTGTTGTCGGTGGTGTAGAATCCCGTTCCGTACAGGTGGAAGGTGGAGCCGGTCACGCATTTCTGCAGGGGGCCTCCACACTTCTCACATGTTTCGAGTGGCGGGTCATCTGTCCTCTGCAGGGCTTCGGTCCGGTCCTTACACTTTTCGCATTCGTATTCGTAAATCGGCATGATCGCGCCTCCTGCTCATCCGGTGAGCCTTGCACGCAGGGCCACCGGGGTGGATTCCAGATTTCATGGCCGGGGCCAGGAAATGGGTTTCTTCCCGGACTGTTCCCGGAAGATATCCAGCGTTTTCGGGATATTTTCTTTGACCTCATCAAGCCGGTACACTTTTTGGGGCAGGGTGAGGCCGAATTCCTGTTCCCAGATACCTACCATTATACCGATCCGGTCGCTCAAAACCTGAAGAATTATAAACCGGTCGATTTCGAACTGTTTCTGAATGGACTCCGGCATCATGAAGGTGCCATTCTGATTGACCTCGCCGAAACGCATCACCGCCAGGCCCTGGTGGACTTCCCTGAACCCGATCGAGGTGAAGAACTCTTCCATTTCGGGGGAGATGGCGCTTCGCGGCCAGACCACGATGCCGTATTTCTCCATATTCTGGTAAAGCGTGTAGGGGTGGGCATCCTGGGAAAAAGCCGGGGGCGTTGCAATGAGGGCCACCCAAAGGGCCCACATGGCTAGGATTCTCAACCACAACTTGTTGGACTGGAACCGGGGTTGATGCATCATGATTCACCCCCTTTCAGGGCAATCAGGGTTGGATTTCCGTCAGGCTGAAGAAATAGGACAATTCAAACGCCGCGTTTTCCGGAGAGTCCGAGCCATGCACCGAGTTCTTTTCGATATCCACGGCAAAATCCTTACGGATAGTGCCCGCGGCGGCATCTTTGGGATTGGTGGCGCCCATCAGTTCCCGCCAGCTGGCAATGGCATTGCCCTTTTCCAGGGCCAGCAGCACGACCGGGCCGCCGGTGGCCATGTACGTGGTGAGGTCTTTGAAGAAAGGGCGTTCCTTGTGCACGTGGTAAAAGCCCTCGACCTGCTCCAGAGTCAATTTGGTGCGTTTCATGGCGACGATCCGGAATCCTTTGGATTCGATCCGCTCAAGAATTTTTCCAATCAGGTTGCGTTCTACAGCGTCGGGTTTGATGATAGCGAACGTTCTTTCCATTAGGCTTCAGGATCTCCAGCGTAAAATAAGTTGACGGTGAATGGGAAAAAAAAAGGTATTTGGGGAGAGCCCCAAATACCTTTTCCTTCTAAAGCTTCAAACCAATATGGGCTGAAGGATGGTCAGCGCTGAACCACTCCCACCCGCTTGATCACGAAACGATCTTCCAGATTGTCGATCCACTTCATCTGGATAGCATCGTGTTTTGCAACGTCTCTGCAGATGTAAACGCAGATCTCGCAAGACTTGCAGCGATCCACCGAAACATAGGCGGATTTATCTTCCTCGCTGTAGTTGATGCAGTTCGCCTCAGGACAATAAGTCGTGCACAAGTGGCAGTTGGTTTCAGCACAGATATCCTTGTTTACATCTGCAACATAGTACATGCTTGATTACACTCCAATTCAAAAGTTGCGTTAAACAGCAACCGGTTTCTCTTTATCGGCATGGACACCCCATTTGTGATCTATCGCGTACTGATAGGCGGCTTTGATGGTGTCCATATTTGCCTGAAGCAACTTCTGCTTTTTGGCAAATTTCTTTTCGATGACGCTATCCAAAGAGGCGGTACCACCGGAGGTAACAATACCCTTGCCGATGAAACGATCCTTGACGGATCCCTCGATGGATTCCATGTCCGGCATGCCAAAGATGGCGGAGATGGCACCGCACATGGCCATGTTGGTGGCCAGGTCGGTTCCCGCGACATCATTTGCAAGCTCGGTAGCGGGCAGATAATAGATATTCGCTTTCTTATCCACCAGCTCCTTCTCTTCATCGGGGATGAGCTTCAACGGTTCCCGGTTGTTGATCAGGATGATGCCGTTTTCCTTGAGGCCCGTATAGAAAGGCATGGTGTACGACTTGCCCAGGGTGATGACCTGTGCACTGAAAATCATCAACACATTGGGGAAGACGATCTCGCCGATTTCATAAATTTCATCGTTGGAGATCCGCACGTAACTTTCAACCGGGGCGTTGCGTTTTTCGGAACCGAAAAAGGGGACGAGGGAACTGAACCCGTTTCCGATGACGACCGCGTTACTCAGAATGTGAGAGGCGGTGACAACGCCCTGGCCGCCAATGCCGGCCATGCGAACGTTATAACGTTTGACTTCTTCTACCATGGGTTTAAAACCTCCTCGTTTATTTTTTAGCAGCTTTGGCTTTTTCTTTGTCTTTCTTTTCGAGGTCGGTGATGTACGCCTTGGCTTCATCCGTCATTTCTTCGAGAAAACCGTAACGTTCTTTTTCGACGTCGAAGGCATCCTGCATGACTTCCGGGGTCGGAATTGCATACTCAATGTTGCAGGAGGTGTACGCCTGAATGAAAGTCGGACCGACTTCACGCGCGATGAGAATGGCGCGACGAACGGTGCGGACGACACGTGCCGGGTTGGTCGGCGCGATCCGGGCGATGTAGGCACAACCCGCTACCCGGGCGAGGCCCAGAGCATCGATCTTGTCCGTAGCTTTACCACGCGGAGCCATTTTCAAGACCTGGCCCTTCATGGTCATACCACTTTCCTGACCGCCGGTGTTGCCGTAAACTTCGTTGTCCAGCATGATGGTCGTGAACCGCTCCTGGCGGAACCAGGAATGCATCAGTGCCTGAAAGCCGATGTCGATCAATCCGCCGTCACCGGCCTGAACGATAACGTCCTTGGGCTGGTTCGGGAAACGAATTTCCAGACCGCGTTTGAGGCCGGAAGCCACGGAGTTGGTGTCGCCGTAGTTGCCGTAGATGAAGGGGATGTTGGCCTGGGAAATCGCCAGACGTCCACACCCTGCGGTACCAACATTGATGGTGTGTTCCGGAGCGGGCAGAGCCAGCATCGTCAGGCGGATGAACAGCGTCATCGCGCAGCCTGCGCACATCGGATGCTCTTCCAGAAGCTCCTTGAATTTCCCCATTTCGCTGACTTTTACTTCACGACCATACTGACCGTACTTAACCAGGTCGCGATATTCTACCGGGAGAATTTCCTCATAACCAGGGGCTGGTTTGACGGTTTCGAGAGACATAATTGGGGTACCTTTCTATATATATTTAAGAAAGTATTTATAAAGATTTATGAAAACCCTCAGCCTGCAAGGGTTGATACATCGTTATAAAGCGCTGCTCATCCGGACTTGCAACCCGAAAAGGACAGCCTACACAAAATACCGGGTTAACGCAACCTTAACGCAACCCAACTTCTGTTTTATTGAAGATTGCCTTTGCGGGCTTCCGCCAGCCAATCCAGAATCATTTCCGTCGGCATGGTCATGCCGCCATAGACCCGGGGACCCCCGGAGATCTGGGCGTCGCACTTGCCGTACAGGGTGGAACAGACTTCCTTGTGCAGCCAGCCGGCCTGATTGAATTCCGGAATCAGAATCCGCTTGGCATGCTTGACGGCGGCGATGATCTCCTTCCGCGGCCAGGGGCGGATGGTCTTGACTTTGACCAGGCCCACCTTGCGGCCGGCTTCGCCTTCCTGACGGACGGCTTCGCGGGACTGGGAAACGGCCGAGCCGGAAGCAATGAGAAACTCCTCGGCATCCGGGTTGACCACTTCGATCAGGTCGCCGATGTACTTGCGCCAGTGCCGGGCGGAACGCTCGACGGCGGCAAAGACTTCCTGCTGCCAGCTCGCATGCATGTGATAGCTGATGAAGTTGGACTTCTGAATGGGAGCGTCACGGGACAACCGCGCCGGCGGGTTCTCGTTGTCCATGGCCGGTACGGCAGAACGCCAGCCATCACGCGGCGGCAGTTTGAATTCTTCCGAAGGCATGGACACTTTACCGCGGGCGTGGGTGACGAAAAAGCCGTCAACCGAAACGACCGCCGGCAGGGTGACATCGACTTCCTCAGACACCATGAAAGCGGCGAGGGTGTAATCGAAGAAGTCCTGCTGGTGTTCGGCGTGGGCATGCAGGATGCCGGTATTCAGCAAAAAGGAAATTTCGATGTTGTCCGGCTGAATGGCCAGCGGCGTGTTGATGACGCGGCACATGTTCAGCAGAACCAGAGGAGTCCGCGCGCCGGGCCAGGAGGCAATGGCTTCCATGCCGCGCATCAGACCGGGACCGGAGGTCGCCGTCAAGGAGCGCACGCCAGCGCGTGATGCACCGCCAATGGCCGTCATGACGCCGATTTCTTCTTCCGCCCGATAGTAGTCTTTCAGATACCCTTCATCGTAGAGATAACCCACCTGCTGCATGGTCTCACTCTGCGGGGTGATGGGATAGGAGATGGCACAATCCACATTGCAGCGACGGATGGCTTCCCGTGCCGCTTCACTCCCGGTGATGAACTGGGTTTCACGCGGCGCTTCGTTCAACAACCACACCGGGTCCACGACTTTTTGCAAGTCGCCTTTGGGGACCCATTCCTCCTTTTTTTGGGTTGCAGTTTGCTCGGTCATAACGACTCCTCAACGCAAAAAGTTTATTCCAAGTGTTTAATTTAATTAGCTTTTTTAGCTATTTGGTGTATTTGGGGCAACAGGAAACGAGGTCCCGGTTTCAGGAATGTTCAGAACAACCTGATTTGCGGTGACTAAATTATCATGTTTGCCCGTGTAATACAATTTTATTGAAGAATTTCAAATGAAATTTGTCGAAATTCGACAAAACTCCCGGGGGAAGGACACTTCTACGAATCCCGATTGCCCGGAAATAACTATTACCTATAATAAAATCAATATGTTATGTGGCCTCAGAGGGTGAGGACAAAGTCCGCAGTGTTTTCCTGGTTGTTGTAGCCTTGCAGGGTTGCTTAGGCCCAGAGGTGAACTTTTTGCGTCATTGTATTTTTGTCCAGATATCTATTCTACCACACCTTCCGTGAAATTGGGCTTTTTAAGGTAAACGAAGGCTTTTTCCAGAAACTCGTTCACCGCACGGTCATTGCGAAACGTCAACGTTTTTTTCGCCAGGTCGGTCGTGTGGCACAGATCGTATTGCAGGCCGTCCGCAGTGCGAAACTTGATGACATCCACGGTCCATTCCAGTTGGGTGATGTCCTGAGTGGGGAAGTTGACCGCGGCCACTCCGTAATTGTTGATGCGATACACAAACTGAAGGCCACCGTTTCCATTTGGCTCGGACCGGGTGAGCACGAGGTTTTCTTCAGTCAACATGGTAAATAGGCTCCCTGATTTAAAATGAAGGTTTACCTTGGGGAGCAACGGGTTTCCCCAAGGTCAAAACCTGTGTTAGGATGGGCCTCCGGCTTGGCCGGACACTCCGAATATCCAATCATACCAGACGGATGGGCTGTGCGTAAAGGCCTCTTCAGCCAGACCAAAATATTCGCAATCTTTTTTTGCGGTCAACCATCTTAATTCCAAACCTGACTTGAAATTGATTATTGATTATGGAACCGATTGAACTGAACGACCCGGCAGAGATTC of Nitrospina watsonii contains these proteins:
- a CDS encoding glycosyltransferase family 9 protein; amino-acid sequence: MNRLSGKKVVVIRTGALGDVLMILPFLQAVQSVQPECLHVVVEARQKELMQGFDCVDRAFAADDLQWW
- a CDS encoding glycosyltransferase family 9 protein, translating into MAFIQDHGATVADRMRQRLSAEVVVRPPFPYRRELHVSDYYLQTFAERVPQPDWPPAWQAPATSCAVAEQKLLSVKNAVRGCWVMHPGSGGVSKNWPLPAFRQQAEWLRQQGAAPVFLLGPAEVTMAEAVHALARELMTPVWDNFPLTDCAALLSRCDGFLGNDAGIAHLAAVLGLPTVAVFVNSDPVMWQPLGSNVSVVDVRKEKEVVPLPGSEAVQEALSRWVPLRSNP
- a CDS encoding FmdB family zinc ribbon protein, giving the protein MPIYEYECEKCKDRTEALQRTDDPPLETCEKCGGPLQKCVTGSTFHLYGTGFYTTDNKRKYLK
- the ndk gene encoding nucleoside-diphosphate kinase, with the protein product MERTFAIIKPDAVERNLIGKILERIESKGFRIVAMKRTKLTLEQVEGFYHVHKERPFFKDLTTYMATGGPVVLLALEKGNAIASWRELMGATNPKDAAAGTIRKDFAVDIEKNSVHGSDSPENAAFELSYFFSLTEIQP
- a CDS encoding pyruvate ferredoxin oxidoreductase — its product is MYYVADVNKDICAETNCHLCTTYCPEANCINYSEEDKSAYVSVDRCKSCEICVYICRDVAKHDAIQMKWIDNLEDRFVIKRVGVVQR
- a CDS encoding 2-oxoacid:acceptor oxidoreductase family protein; its protein translation is MVEEVKRYNVRMAGIGGQGVVTASHILSNAVVIGNGFSSLVPFFGSEKRNAPVESYVRISNDEIYEIGEIVFPNVLMIFSAQVITLGKSYTMPFYTGLKENGIILINNREPLKLIPDEEKELVDKKANIYYLPATELANDVAGTDLATNMAMCGAISAIFGMPDMESIEGSVKDRFIGKGIVTSGGTASLDSVIEKKFAKKQKLLQANMDTIKAAYQYAIDHKWGVHADKEKPVAV
- a CDS encoding thiamine pyrophosphate-dependent enzyme, yielding MSLETVKPAPGYEEILPVEYRDLVKYGQYGREVKVSEMGKFKELLEEHPMCAGCAMTLFIRLTMLALPAPEHTINVGTAGCGRLAISQANIPFIYGNYGDTNSVASGLKRGLEIRFPNQPKDVIVQAGDGGLIDIGFQALMHSWFRQERFTTIMLDNEVYGNTGGQESGMTMKGQVLKMAPRGKATDKIDALGLARVAGCAYIARIAPTNPARVVRTVRRAILIAREVGPTFIQAYTSCNIEYAIPTPEVMQDAFDVEKERYGFLEEMTDEAKAYITDLEKKDKEKAKAAKK
- a CDS encoding transketolase C-terminal domain-containing protein — its product is MTEQTATQKKEEWVPKGDLQKVVDPVWLLNEAPRETQFITGSEAAREAIRRCNVDCAISYPITPQSETMQQVGYLYDEGYLKDYYRAEEEIGVMTAIGGASRAGVRSLTATSGPGLMRGMEAIASWPGARTPLVLLNMCRVINTPLAIQPDNIEISFLLNTGILHAHAEHQQDFFDYTLAAFMVSEEVDVTLPAVVSVDGFFVTHARGKVSMPSEEFKLPPRDGWRSAVPAMDNENPPARLSRDAPIQKSNFISYHMHASWQQEVFAAVERSARHWRKYIGDLIEVVNPDAEEFLIASGSAVSQSREAVRQEGEAGRKVGLVKVKTIRPWPRKEIIAAVKHAKRILIPEFNQAGWLHKEVCSTLYGKCDAQISGGPRVYGGMTMPTEMILDWLAEARKGNLQ